The following coding sequences are from one Chelonoidis abingdonii isolate Lonesome George chromosome 4, CheloAbing_2.0, whole genome shotgun sequence window:
- the TACO1 gene encoding translational activator of cytochrome c oxidase 1: protein MSLLSAMGRAAAPFRCHVLTSILALKELEPRLAAPSSLSSCRALHTSGATPAGHNKWSKVKHIKGPRDAERSRLFQKLTMLLRFAVKEGGPNPDLNTNLASIIEQCRSKSMPKASIEAAIKGGDKGKSSSYLLYEARGPGGSALLIEVLTDNAKRAYQDIRLILSRNGAQMSDGARHSFDKKGVITVSGQDCQQRPVALEQALELAIEAGAQDVWEEEEEEERAVLKFVCEVPSLHRVREKLDSLGLQSLSAALEFIPNARVRLSEEEMERASQLLATLGDCQEVIRVYDNIE from the exons ATGTCCCTGCTCAGCGCCATGGGGAGGGCAGCTGCCCCATTCAGGTGCCATGTTCTGACCTCGATACTGGCGCTGAaggagctggagcccaggctggctgccccttcctccctctcatcATGCCGGGCCCTGCACACCTCAGGTGCCACCCCCGCCGGCCACAACAAATGGTCCAAGGTCAAGCACATCAAGGGCCCGCGGGATGCCGAGCGCAGCCGGCTCTTCCAGAAGCTCACCATGCTGCTGCGCTTTGCTGTGAAAG AGGGGGGACCCAACCCTGATCTCAACACCAACCTGGCCAGCATCATCGAGCAGTGCCGGAGCAAGAGCATGCCCAAAGCATCCATTGAGGCGGCCATCAAGGGAGGG gacaaagggaagAGCTCCTCATACCTGCTCTATGAAGCCAGAGGCCCTGGGGGATCTGCGCTGCTCATTGAAGTGCTGACGGACAATGCAAAGCGAGCCTACCAGGATATCCGGCTCATCCTGAGCCGCAATGG GGCGCAGATGTCCGATGGGGCCCGGCACAGCTTTGACAAGAAGGGGGTGATCACGGTCAGTGGGCAGGACTGTCAGCAGAGGCCAGTGgccctggagcaggccctggagcTGGCGATCGAGGCCGGGGCCCAGGATgtgtgggaagaagaggaggaggaggagcgagcAGTTCTGAAG TTTGTGTGTGAGGTGCCATCACTGCACCGGGTGCGGGAGAAGCTGGACTCACTGGGGCTACAGTCACTCTCCGCTGCCTTGGAGTTCATCCCTAATGCCAGGGTGCGGCTgtcagaggaggagatggagcgggcatcccagctgctggccacgcTGGGCGACTGCCAGGAGGTGATCCGGGTCTACGACAACATCGAGTAG
- the LOC116825107 gene encoding uncharacterized protein LOC116825107 isoform X1: MASPGALWESLGSQLDQLQLHPECISHEEEGKGEPAGPHCELLCIPKEKPQPLQETGHQPELLCDIKEEPLEMAGDRTLSKEGANAVGMFHSAPSTHSSLCPFPLWENLADSTGCGDEVLRDSTANPQQDKKPVWCNKEEEFGAPSPAPQLDVLGDVTSAPQPAEKPFRCSECDKTFGQSSHLLQHQITHTGDRPYQCPDCGKRFSWSSALCQHQRIHRGERPYQCADCGKRFAQSSNLTTHRRTHTGEKPYRCPQCGRGFSQNANLLTHQRVHAGVKSHECPQCGRVFMERSSLLKHQGVHLAEKPYQCPECGRSFTQGSTLAQHLRIHTGEKPYQCSECGKCFGQSSALAQHRRAHTGERSYHCHQCGKAFSQSSNLITHQASHTGERPYKCPDCGRAFGRSAHLVTHQRTHTGERPYHCHQCGKGFSQSSTYIQHQTTHTGERPYKCPQCGKAFSQNSNLLTHQRIHTGEKPYRCHQCGKSFRQSSGYLQHQRIHTALRPSTTPT; encoded by the exons ATGGCATCCCCTGGGGCATTATGGGAATCTCTTGGTTCCCAGCtggaccagctgcagctccatcCTGAGTGCATATCccatgaggaggagggaaagggtgAACCAGCAGGACCGCACTGTGAGCTGCTCTGTATCCCCAAAGAGAAGCCCCAGCCTCTCCAGGAAACAGGACACCAACCTGAGCTTCTTTGTGACATAAAAGAGGAGCCCCTTGAAATGG CTGGTGACAGGACGCTGAGCAAGGAAGGTGCCAACGCTGTCGGGATGTTCCATTCTGCCCCCTCTACCCACAGCTCCCTGTGCCCATTCCCCCTCTGGGAGAACCTGGCAGACTCCACTGGCTGTGGGGACGAGGTACTCAGGGATTCCACTGCTAATCCCCAGCAGGACAAGAAGCCCGTATGGTGCAACAAAGAAGAGGAGTTTGGggctccctctcctgcccctcagCTGGATGTGCTTGGAGATGtcacctctgccccccagccagccGAGAAGCCATTCCGGTGCAGCGAATGCGACAAGACCTTTGGGCAGAGCTCCCACCTGCTGCAGCACCAGATCACCCACACCGGGGACCGTCCCTACCAGTGCCCTGACTGTGGCAAGCGCTTCAGCTGGAGCTCAGCCCTGTGCCAGCACCAGCGCATTCACCGTGGTGAACGCCCCTACCAGTGCGCTGACTGCGGCAAGCGCTTCGCCCAGAGCTCCAACCTGACCACGCACCGGCGCACCCACACGGGTGAGAAGCCCTACCGCTGCCCACAGTGCGGCCGCGGTTTCAGCCAGAATGCCAACCTGCTGACCCACCAGCGGGTGCATGCAGGGGTCAAGAGCCACGAGTGCCCCCAGTGCGGACGGGTCTTCATGGAGCGCTCGTCCCTGCTCAAGCACCAAGGCGTGCACTTGGCGGAGAAGCCATACCAGTGCCCCGAGTGCGGGCGCAGCTTCACACAGGGATCCACACTGGCCCAGCACCTCCGCATCCACACCGGTGAGAAACCATACCAGTGCAGTGAGTGCGGGAAATGCTTTGGGCAGAGCTCGGCCCTGGCCCAGCACCGCCGGGCCCACACAGGTGAGAGATCCTACCACTGCCACCAATGCGGCAAGGCCTTCAGTCAGAGCTCCAACCTCATCACTCACCAGGCCTCACACACCGGTGAGAGGCCCTACAAGTGCCCGGACTGCGGGCGCGCCTTTGGGCGCAGCGCCCATCTGGTTACCCACCAGCGCACTCACACTGGGGAGCGACCCTACCACTGCCACCAATGCGGCAAgggcttcagccagagctccacCTATATCCAGCACCAGACCACCCACACCGGTGAGCGCCCGTACAAGTGCCCGCAGTGTGGCAAGGCCTTTAGCCAGAACTCCAACCTGCTCACCCACCAGCGCATCCACACTGGTGAAAAACCCTACCGCTGCCACCAATGTGGCAAGAGCTTCCGGCAGAGCTCAGGCTATCTGCAACACCAAAGGATCCACACAGCCTTGCGGCCCTCCACCACACCCACATAA